One window of Microbacterium sp. Root61 genomic DNA carries:
- a CDS encoding response regulator transcription factor, protein MTVPEHPLRVVLVEDSVLLREGLIRLFDEAGYVTAGAFGDAEDILERVRDARADVAILDVRLPPSFRDEGIRAALQLRAEAPDIGILVLSQYVEGVYARELLAGGEGGVGYLLKDRVTSLEEFTDAVRRVQEGGTVLDPLVVRQLLAARPDPLSALTPRERDVIELMAEGCSNATIAARLFIGVGAVEKNVSSIFQKFGLEESGSDHRRVLAVLAFLQRS, encoded by the coding sequence ATGACCGTGCCGGAGCATCCCCTCAGAGTCGTCCTCGTCGAGGACTCGGTGCTGCTGCGCGAAGGGCTGATCCGACTCTTCGACGAGGCCGGCTATGTCACGGCCGGGGCGTTCGGCGACGCCGAGGACATCCTCGAGCGCGTGCGTGACGCCCGAGCGGATGTCGCGATCCTCGACGTGCGGCTGCCGCCCTCGTTCCGCGACGAGGGCATCCGGGCGGCACTGCAGCTGCGCGCGGAGGCGCCCGACATCGGCATCCTCGTGCTCAGCCAGTACGTCGAAGGCGTGTACGCGCGAGAGCTGCTCGCCGGGGGAGAGGGCGGGGTCGGCTACCTCCTCAAAGACCGCGTCACGTCACTCGAGGAGTTCACCGACGCCGTGCGACGGGTGCAGGAGGGCGGCACGGTCCTGGATCCGCTGGTGGTGCGGCAGCTGCTGGCCGCACGGCCCGATCCGCTGTCGGCGCTGACCCCGCGCGAGCGCGACGTGATCGAGCTCATGGCCGAGGGATGCAGCAACGCGACGATCGCGGCCCGGCTGTTCATCGGCGTCGGTGCGGTGGAGAAGAACGTGAGCTCGATCTTCCAGAAGTTCGGCCTCGAGGAGTCCGGCTCCGATCACCGGCGGGTCCTCGCAGTCCTCGCGTTCCTGCAGCGCTCCTGA
- a CDS encoding amidohydrolase, whose amino-acid sequence MSGIGAQIGTITRTRIAGAGREFLPDGDTVYDVFLDGGVIADIAPAGAIRPRGEVVDADGTWLIPGLWDHHVHVVQWALSAQRMPLGEATSAAHAARIMADAPVLPDGRRIGTGFRDAFWSDIPTLDLLDAATGDIPTYLINADVHSVWLNTAALRREGHERDASGLLREEPAFEISRRLNAVDPVIGDALVAKTAQDAATRGVVGLVDFDMAWNEESWARRLASGFDALRVEFGIYPEYLPRALAAGLRTGDPVRGSELARVGSLKVITDGSLGTRTAACSHAYPDDPANRGMLTVAPERLLALMTDATAGGLACAIHAIGDVANSHALDAFAATGAWGTIEHAQLVAHVDIPRFARLGIGASVQPEHAVDDRDLTDTVWAEQTGLPYPLRALADTGANLLFGSDAPVSPLDPWAAIAAAVFRTRDGREAWQPEQGVDVATALAASTYGGSTAGARIEPGALADLALCDRDPLTATEPEMRDMAVVATLLGGRLTHRA is encoded by the coding sequence GTGAGCGGGATCGGCGCCCAGATCGGCACGATCACCCGGACACGCATCGCCGGCGCCGGGCGGGAGTTCCTGCCCGACGGTGACACCGTCTACGACGTCTTCCTCGACGGCGGGGTCATCGCCGACATCGCGCCCGCGGGAGCGATCCGCCCACGCGGCGAGGTCGTCGACGCCGACGGCACCTGGCTCATCCCCGGCCTGTGGGATCACCACGTCCACGTCGTGCAGTGGGCGCTGTCGGCCCAGCGCATGCCGCTGGGCGAGGCCACGTCGGCCGCCCATGCCGCGCGCATCATGGCGGACGCACCTGTCCTGCCCGACGGGCGGCGCATCGGCACGGGTTTCCGCGATGCGTTCTGGAGCGACATCCCGACGCTGGATCTGCTCGATGCCGCCACCGGCGACATTCCGACGTACCTGATCAACGCGGACGTGCACAGCGTATGGCTCAACACAGCGGCCCTGCGCCGTGAGGGACATGAGCGCGATGCGAGTGGTCTGCTGCGCGAGGAGCCGGCGTTCGAGATCTCGCGGCGCCTCAATGCCGTCGATCCGGTCATCGGCGATGCGCTCGTGGCGAAGACGGCGCAGGATGCCGCGACCCGCGGTGTGGTGGGGCTCGTCGACTTCGACATGGCCTGGAACGAGGAGTCCTGGGCGCGGCGACTGGCCTCGGGCTTCGATGCGCTCCGGGTCGAGTTCGGCATCTACCCCGAGTACCTCCCGCGCGCCCTCGCCGCCGGACTGCGCACGGGTGATCCGGTGCGCGGCTCCGAACTCGCGCGCGTCGGATCGCTCAAGGTCATCACCGACGGATCACTCGGCACGCGGACCGCGGCCTGCTCGCACGCATACCCGGACGACCCCGCGAACCGGGGGATGCTGACGGTGGCGCCCGAGCGACTGCTCGCCCTGATGACGGACGCGACGGCGGGCGGGCTGGCGTGCGCCATCCACGCCATCGGCGACGTCGCGAACTCGCACGCGCTCGATGCCTTTGCCGCGACCGGCGCGTGGGGCACCATCGAACACGCGCAGCTCGTCGCACATGTCGACATCCCGCGATTCGCCCGGCTGGGCATCGGGGCCAGCGTGCAGCCGGAGCACGCGGTCGATGACCGTGACCTGACCGACACGGTGTGGGCGGAGCAGACCGGACTCCCGTATCCCCTGCGAGCGCTCGCCGACACCGGCGCCAACCTGCTGTTCGGCTCGGATGCACCCGTCTCGCCCTTGGATCCCTGGGCGGCGATCGCGGCAGCGGTGTTCCGCACGCGCGATGGACGCGAAGCCTGGCAGCCGGAGCAGGGCGTGGACGTGGCGACCGCGCTCGCGGCCTCGACGTACGGCGGGTCCACCGCCGGGGCGCGCATCGAACCCGGCGCGCTCGCCGACCTGGCTCTGTGCGACCGCGATCCGCTGACGGCGACCGAGCCCGAGATGCGGGACATGGCCGTGGTGGCGACGCTGCTCGGCGGGCGGCTCACGCACCGCGCGTAG
- a CDS encoding FMN-binding negative transcriptional regulator — MRQNPSFAMTDVAELRRLIDLNPWVTLVSATDDGLVASHYAVLLDADRDDLTIVGHVGKPDDLVHGLGERELLVVVQGPHGYVSPGWYGDVAAVPTWNFISAHLTGVPEVLAPEENLRVLERLVERFEKPMPEPRLMWQAPNDPAFVERLERGTVGFRLTPTKVVAKRKLSQNKTPEVIETVIAQLSAEGPHANPALAAEMRRAEDARVRP; from the coding sequence ATGCGTCAGAACCCTTCCTTTGCGATGACGGATGTCGCGGAGCTGCGTCGACTGATCGACCTCAACCCGTGGGTGACCCTGGTGAGTGCGACCGATGACGGGCTTGTCGCGTCCCACTACGCCGTGCTGCTGGACGCCGACCGCGACGACCTGACGATCGTCGGCCACGTCGGCAAGCCGGACGACCTCGTTCACGGACTCGGCGAGCGCGAGCTGCTCGTCGTCGTGCAGGGACCGCACGGGTACGTGTCGCCCGGCTGGTACGGCGATGTCGCGGCCGTGCCCACCTGGAACTTCATCTCGGCCCACCTGACCGGCGTCCCCGAGGTCCTCGCCCCTGAGGAGAACCTGCGCGTGCTCGAGCGTCTGGTGGAGCGGTTCGAGAAGCCCATGCCGGAGCCGCGCCTGATGTGGCAGGCGCCTAACGACCCCGCGTTCGTGGAGCGGCTGGAACGGGGGACCGTCGGGTTCCGCCTCACGCCCACCAAGGTCGTCGCCAAGCGCAAGCTCAGTCAGAACAAGACCCCGGAGGTCATCGAGACCGTGATCGCCCAGCTCTCCGCCGAAGGGCCGCACGCCAACCCGGCGCTCGCCGCCGAGATGCGTCGCGCCGAGGACGCGCGAGTGCGTCCGTGA
- a CDS encoding multicopper oxidase family protein, translating to MTSTPDFPAAPTAPPRTPVRPPRRRGALIAMLIALPIVLLVVVVGILIAVFVPFGRPTPPATGAVEFTQPMPIPPLAESRVEDGVRVFTLEAQTGTTDFVPEGSTPTLGYNGSYLGPTLVAQRGETVRVDVGNSLDESTTVHWHGMHLPAAMDGGPHNPIAPGDTWHPEWAIDQPAATLWYHPHLHERTRAQVDAGLAGMFLLRDDTESALALPCTYGVDDFPVIVQDRSFGTDGAFSGGLGTQFDGALGDTILVNGATTPYLDVSTEKVRLRLLNGSSARMYDFALADGRDFDLIATDGGLLSAPVPTDRVPLSPGERAEIIVTLRPGETVAMRSLAPDPALNAGSAAFDVFELRAAASLARSAELPTVLADVPAPDLSDIAQERNFVMSGHNINDRQMEMNRVDFVATVDTSELWTVRNENPLPHSFHVHDTQFRVVSIDGQAPPARLAGWKDTIALESQREYRLLVRFEDYADPTTPYMYHCHLLWHEDQGMMGQFLVVQPGQQPALNRIEGDDDDNHGH from the coding sequence GTGACATCGACACCCGACTTCCCCGCCGCGCCGACGGCGCCGCCACGCACGCCTGTGCGTCCGCCGCGCCGCCGCGGTGCGCTGATCGCGATGCTCATCGCCCTCCCGATCGTGCTGCTGGTGGTCGTCGTCGGCATCCTGATCGCGGTGTTCGTACCGTTCGGGCGCCCCACACCGCCGGCCACCGGCGCCGTCGAGTTCACCCAGCCGATGCCGATCCCGCCGCTGGCCGAGTCCCGCGTCGAGGACGGCGTGCGGGTGTTCACGCTGGAGGCCCAGACGGGGACCACCGACTTCGTGCCGGAGGGGAGCACGCCGACCCTCGGGTACAACGGTTCCTATCTCGGGCCGACACTCGTGGCCCAGCGCGGGGAGACCGTGCGTGTCGATGTCGGCAACAGCCTCGACGAGAGCACGACGGTCCACTGGCACGGGATGCACCTGCCCGCCGCCATGGACGGCGGCCCGCACAACCCGATCGCGCCGGGGGACACCTGGCACCCGGAGTGGGCCATCGATCAGCCCGCCGCGACGCTCTGGTACCACCCGCACCTGCACGAGCGCACGCGCGCACAGGTGGACGCCGGACTGGCGGGCATGTTCCTGCTCCGTGACGACACGGAGAGCGCCTTGGCTCTGCCGTGCACCTACGGGGTCGACGACTTCCCTGTGATCGTGCAGGACCGCAGCTTCGGCACCGACGGCGCGTTCTCGGGTGGATTGGGCACGCAGTTTGACGGGGCGCTCGGTGACACGATCCTCGTGAACGGTGCGACGACACCGTATCTCGACGTGTCGACGGAGAAGGTGCGGCTCCGGCTGCTGAACGGCTCCAGCGCGCGCATGTACGACTTCGCGCTCGCCGACGGCCGTGACTTCGACCTCATCGCGACCGACGGCGGACTGCTGAGCGCACCGGTGCCGACCGACCGGGTGCCCCTGTCACCGGGGGAGCGAGCCGAGATCATCGTGACGCTGCGACCCGGCGAGACGGTCGCGATGCGATCGCTCGCCCCGGACCCTGCACTGAACGCCGGGTCGGCGGCCTTCGACGTCTTCGAACTTCGTGCCGCGGCATCCCTTGCTCGCTCTGCGGAACTGCCGACCGTGCTCGCCGACGTGCCCGCCCCGGATCTGAGCGACATCGCCCAGGAGCGCAACTTCGTGATGTCGGGTCACAACATCAACGACCGGCAGATGGAGATGAATCGCGTCGACTTCGTCGCGACGGTCGACACGAGCGAACTGTGGACGGTGCGGAACGAGAATCCGCTGCCGCACTCGTTCCACGTGCACGACACGCAATTCCGGGTCGTCAGTATCGATGGCCAAGCACCCCCGGCGCGCCTGGCGGGCTGGAAGGACACGATCGCGCTCGAGTCGCAGCGCGAGTATCGGCTGCTCGTCCGCTTCGAGGACTACGCGGATCCGACCACGCCGTATATGTACCACTGCCACCTCTTGTGGCATGAAGACCAGGGCATGATGGGACAGTTCCTGGTCGTCCAGCCGGGCCAGCAGCCCGCCCTGAACCGTATCGAGGGAGACGACGATGACAATCACGGCCACTGA
- a CDS encoding sensor histidine kinase, giving the protein MTITATETRPTGWRSYGELWKRTPGSAAYLLLVFALAMISVSVLASLFWAGVGMLVIIVGLPIVVLSLLIARGFGIADRFLLLLTGLPPISEPEWNHDTPDKTGFWMTLTRPVRTARYWWSLLHGMIVSPIVSTVTFTLTVVWLSVGLGGLTYWFWGAFLPRGDIAGRDGDWGVYVADALPWLFGGWSSWAVEVVLYLVAGVIFTVTMPWVLGGLARVHHAIAAAMLGRSRSDDLAVEVRAEARARSAAVHAEDVALRRLERDIHDGPQQRLVRLQMDLAALERRAESGDADAAAGLARDARTHAKAALDELRALSSGVAPPLLQDRGLTAALSSLAELAGLPVQADLDPEIDEAVSPEIARTVYFTVAELLTNAVKHSGATAATVKASLRRSETGVPEMLDVWVVDNGRGGAHMAPGHGLEGLRDRILGLRGVLKVESPLGGPTTVGAHVPLPTAG; this is encoded by the coding sequence ATGACAATCACGGCCACTGAGACCCGCCCGACCGGGTGGAGGTCCTACGGCGAACTGTGGAAGCGCACGCCCGGCAGCGCCGCCTACCTGCTGCTGGTCTTCGCGCTGGCGATGATCAGCGTAAGCGTGCTCGCATCGCTGTTCTGGGCGGGCGTCGGCATGCTCGTCATCATCGTGGGTCTGCCCATCGTGGTGCTCTCTCTGCTCATCGCCCGCGGCTTCGGCATCGCCGACCGATTCCTCCTGCTGCTGACCGGTCTGCCGCCCATCAGCGAGCCGGAATGGAACCACGACACGCCCGACAAGACCGGGTTCTGGATGACGCTCACCCGCCCGGTGCGCACTGCGCGTTACTGGTGGTCGCTGCTGCACGGCATGATCGTCAGCCCGATCGTGAGCACCGTCACGTTCACGCTGACGGTCGTCTGGCTCAGCGTCGGGCTCGGTGGGCTCACCTACTGGTTCTGGGGTGCCTTCCTCCCGCGGGGCGACATCGCGGGGCGCGACGGCGACTGGGGAGTGTATGTCGCCGACGCACTTCCGTGGCTGTTCGGCGGCTGGTCGTCGTGGGCGGTCGAGGTCGTGCTGTACCTCGTGGCCGGTGTGATCTTCACCGTGACCATGCCGTGGGTGCTCGGCGGGCTGGCCCGCGTGCACCACGCGATCGCCGCAGCCATGCTCGGTCGTTCGCGCTCCGATGACCTCGCCGTCGAGGTGCGGGCCGAGGCGAGGGCCAGAAGCGCCGCCGTGCACGCCGAGGACGTCGCCCTGCGCCGCCTGGAGCGCGACATCCACGACGGTCCGCAGCAGCGTCTCGTGCGTCTGCAGATGGACCTGGCCGCCCTCGAGCGGCGCGCGGAGTCGGGAGACGCGGATGCCGCGGCCGGCCTCGCCCGCGATGCGCGTACCCACGCCAAGGCCGCGCTCGACGAACTGCGTGCCCTCTCCAGCGGGGTCGCTCCGCCGCTGCTGCAGGACCGTGGGCTCACCGCGGCGCTGAGCAGCCTCGCAGAGCTCGCCGGCCTGCCCGTGCAGGCCGACCTCGACCCGGAGATCGATGAGGCCGTCAGCCCGGAGATCGCCCGCACGGTGTACTTCACCGTGGCGGAGCTGCTCACCAACGCCGTGAAGCACTCCGGGGCCACCGCGGCGACGGTCAAGGCCTCGCTCCGCCGCTCCGAGACCGGCGTGCCCGAGATGCTCGATGTGTGGGTCGTGGACAACGGTCGCGGCGGTGCGCACATGGCGCCCGGGCACGGTCTCGAGGGCTTGCGCGACCGCATCCTCGGTCTGCGCGGCGTGCTGAAGGTGGAGAGCCCGCTCGGCGGACCGACCACCGTCGGCGCCCACGTGCCACTGCCGACCGCCGGATGA